From Theileria annulata chromosome 1, complete sequence, *** SEQUENCING IN PROGRESS ***, one genomic window encodes:
- a CDS encoding uncharacterized protein (Signal peptide predicted for TA06320 by SignalP 2.0 HMM (Signal peptide probability 0.891, signal anchor probability 0.002) with cleavage site probability 0.546 between residues 24 and 25) → MKLTKVLYSIIFSLVIINNQFCIAADDEEQENEHGPDGGEPGVGGAGQEQGPEQGQGDRPGQGQEKGPEVPTRVGCNFIDRDDIGIPPFSRTKKEGEACTLTLDPRGDMFLYACDGQSDPANFPFSAKSDGEVIDFLGLFNSSNTINISNRFLNNPYVYFIITGEYNTPFQVSCDCIKADGTRETMIVKSGFKASGIVGLLFVLAAVVGSRGSSVGGFAKRFRKRLKVDLESHDNTNSNKIESSSDFTQDSIKKQEIKLEDSTPVKLEPYSTSIDSKSDLKSEVLNKEKIKTEILNKDKFKTATSIKEKLKRDIISVFKLSCGPSNYKIDVDYFEEKFVLRTADTILLLCQKLNLSLPTLLTALVYLQLYRNSSKTWITSNKSDSGKTTLSRRVVSKSDEQFLTASACVLLSWKYKEDEIGLIKSTRKLFDISTTVYKVIVSQNSRFTSIPSVSSWMLQDDGEEMKNLKSQILDRENQLLHSLDYFIGPIPLPDLLVGPYVRLFLVSVSNEFTELQDFAKKLQEVVLLLVIDIYKTQMCVNYTPDELVAISIIKACCLLSFADEKYDIFKFNFESGDFNKKSRGNRILHNIS, encoded by the exons ATGAAGTTAACGAAGGTGTTGTACAGTATCATCTTTAGCCTTGTGATTATAAATAATCAGTTCTGCATTGCTGCTGACGATGAAGAGCAAGAGAATGAACATGGTCCAGATGGTGGAGAGCCGGGAGTAGGAGGGGCAGGACAAGAACAAGGACCAGAACAAGGACAAGGAGATAGGCCTGGGCAAGGACAAGAAAAAGGGCCAGAAGTTCCGACAAGGGTTGGATGTAACTTCATCGATAGAGATGATATCGGAATACCTCCGTTCAGCAGAACAAAGAAGGAGGGAGAAGCATGTACTCTGACACTTGATCCCAGAGGAGATATGTTTTTGTATGCGTGTGATGGACAATCTGACCCTGCGAATTTCCCCTTTAGTGCTAAATCCGACGGAGAagtaattgattttttagGACTATTCAATTCATCCAATACTATAAACATCTCAAATAGATTTCTTAATAATCCTTAtgtttatttcattatcaCTGGAGAGTATAACACACCATTTCAAGTGTCGTGTGATTGTATCAAAGCGGATGGAACAAGGGAAACAATGATTGTGAAATCTGGATTTAAAGCATCTGGAATTGTTGGATTACTGTTCGTTTTAGCTGCCGTGGTG GGATCAAGGGGTTCTTCTGTTGGCGGTTTCGCTAAAAGGTTTCGAAAAAGGCTAAAGGTGGATTTGGAATCACATGATAACACAAACTCGAACAAAATTGAATCTTCTTCCGATTTTACTCAAGATTCCATCAAAAAacaagaaataaaattggaAGATTCTACACCTGTAAAATTAGAGCCATATTCAACAAGCATTGATTCAAAATCTGACTTGAAAAGTGAagtattaaataaagaaaagattaaaactgaaatactaaataaagataaatttaaaactgCCACATCTATAAaggaaaaattaaaacgTGATATAATATCAGTGTTTAAACTATCTTGCGGTCCATCAAACTACAAAATTGACGTGGATTATTTTGAAGAAAAGTTTGTACTCAGAACTGCAGACACAATTCTACTACTCTGCCAAAAGCTTAACTTATCACTTCCTACGCTTTTGACTGCCTTGGTTTATTTACAGCTATATAGGAATTCTAGTAAGACTTGGATAACCTCTAACAAATCTGATTCCGGTAAAACTACTTTGAGCCGTAGAGTAGTTTCAAAATCTGACGAACAGTTTCTAACTGCTTCAGCCTGTGTTCTTCTTTCTTGGAAGTACAAAGAGGACGAAATTGGCCTCATAAAATCCACCAGAAAACTTTTCGACATCAGCACAACCGTGTACAAGGTCATCGTTAGCCAAAACTCCAGATTCACCTCAATTCCTTCAGTTTCATCGTGGATGTTACAGGATGATGGAGAA gagatgaagaatttaaaatcacaaATCCTTGATCGTGAGAACCAATTGTTACACTCACTTGATTACTTTATTGGACCCATTCCTCTTCCAGATTTG CTAGTAGGACCTTATGTCAGGCTTTTCCTGGTCTCAGTTTCAAACGAGTTCACTGAGCTTCAAGACTTCGCTAAAAAGCTCCAGGAGGTTGTTCTACTCCTTGTAATTGACATTTACAAGACTCAAATGTGCGTAAACTACACACCCGACGAACTCGTCGCAATTTCAATAATCAAAGCCTGTTGTTTGCTATCATTTGCAGATGAGAAATATGACATCTTCAAGTTTAACTTTGAAAGTGGTGATTTTAACAAGAAATCTCGAGGTAATAGAATTCTACACAATATTTcctaa
- a CDS encoding uncharacterized protein (Tap349e08.q2ks7.C.cand.27 - score = 33.49), translating into MTEERSSEKDSHKNGILNYNKLLSGFVVKITNIPGQIDENSLKSVMSHFGNVEMCKLVFGEKISDPATAWIQYKSESELNNALKADGKLECGGCKLKITRWDGEIPSEKREQKRKLTESSTCQDSCWFCLANDECETHMISYVSKHCYVAVAKGALSDMHSLVVPIYHYANLGSAPLDVQMDIKKVIESLFDIAISKGKGAIAFERYVPMTMKVAMHTQVQVLEVPSHRALQCFNFVDRSQIFSDATRVTFESEDIGFHGITSRVNNKTQYLYLQAVGKPENSDEISFAKCLWVFDRPNFRKIPTHFGREIALSVLSHRELEKINSLNKYVSETNMKPGIAAIDWHNCVATKEEETESSKRMSKMILGVE; encoded by the exons ATGACTGAAGAGAGAAGTTCTGAGAAGGATTCTCACAAAAATGGTATTTtgaattataataaattactctCAGGATTCgttgttaaaattacaaatatacCTGGCCAAATCGATGAAAATTCACTCAAAAGTGTTATGAGCCATTTTGGAAATGTCGAAATGTGTAAACTAGTCTTCGGAGAGAAAATTAGTGATCCTGCAACAGC ATGGATACAATATAAAAGTGAATCTGAATTAAACAATGCCTTAAAGGCAGACGGTAAACTAGAATGTGGAGGATGTAAGTTAAAGATAACTAGATGGGATGGTGAAATTCCATCAGAAAAAAGAGAACAAAAGAGAAAACTGACAGAATCCTCAACATGTCAGGATTCCTGCTGGTTTTGCTTGGCAAACGACGAATGTGAAACCCATATGATTTCATATGTTTCAAAACAT TGTTATGTAGCTGTGGCAAAAGGAGCTTTATCGGATATGCACAGTTTGGTTGTTCCAATATATCATTACGCTAACCTAGGATCGGCTCCATTGGATGTGCAAATGGACATCAAAAAGGTTATAGAAAGTCTATTTGATATTGCAATATCGAAGGGAAAGGGAGCAATAGCTTTTGAGAGATATGTACCAATGACAATGAAAGTAGCAATGCATACTCAAGTACAAGTTTTGGAAGTACCTTCACACAGAGCACTCCAATGTTTCAATTTCGTGGATAGATCACAAATATTTTCTGACGCTACAAGAGTAACTTTTGAGTCTGAAGATATTGGATTTCATGGAATTACATCCAGAGTAAACAACAAAACTCAATACTTGTATCTTCAAGCAGTTGGAAAGCCTGAAAATTCAGATGAAATATCATTTGCAAAATGCCTCTGGGTATTCGATAGACCAAACTTCCGTAAAATACCAACTCACTTCGGAAGAGAAATCGCATTGTCAGTTTTATCGCACAGAGAACTCGAAAAAATCAATAGCTTGAACAAATATGTTAGTGAAACTAACATGAAACCAGGAATCGCAGCCATAGATTGGCACAACTGTGTAGCCACAAAGGAAGAAGAAACGGAATCTTCTAAAAGAATGTCAAAAATGATACTAGGAGTTGAATAA
- a CDS encoding proteasome subunit beta 7, putative (Tap349e08.q2ks7.C.cand.22 - score = 20.78) has translation MNYDYLNTYMSQKGGWDFSNYSRNSRIQNSISGHNYLKTGTTICGVMGRDSVVLAADTRATQGIIVADKNCSKLHKISDNIYCAGAGVAADLEHTTLWLANNIELHRLNTKKAPRVQMCISMLVHELFKYQGYKQCALILGGFDYTGPHLFSVSPHGSSDSLPFCTMGSGSLNAMTVLEQNYFDGMSVEEATELAVKAISAGITNDLGSGGNVDVVVMDKNGSKHSRTFKKVCSRTYAAPDNKLTAGTTEYLREHIEHIKKHIIVDQIDVD, from the exons ATGAATTATGATTATTTGAACACATACATGTCCCAAAAGGGTGGATGGGACTTTTCTAACTATTCCAGAAATTCAAGAATTCAAAACTCTATCAGTG GtcataattatttgaaaacTGGAACAACTATTTGTGGAGTAATGGGAAGAGATTCCGTGGTTTTGGCTGCTGATACTAGGGCCACTCAAGGGATTATAGTAGCAGACAAGAACTGCTCAAAGCTTCACAAGATATCGGATAACATCTATTGTGCAGGTGCAGGCGTTGCCGCTGACCTTGAACATACAACTCTATGGCTTGCAAATAATATTGAGCTTCATAGACTAAATACCAAGAAAGCTCCTAGGGTTCAAATGTGCATATCAATGCTAGTACATGAACTCTTTAAATATCAGGGATACAAACAATGTGCTCTAATTCTCGGAGGTTTTGATTACACTGGTCCTCACCTCTTCTCTGTTTCTCCTCATGGATCTTCTGACTCACTACCTTTCTGCACTATGGGATCTGGATCTCTCAATGCTATGACTGTTCTCGAACAAA ATTATTTCGATGGAATGAGTGTTGAGGAGGCTACGGAATTGGCCGTAAAGGCAATTAGCGCAGGAATCACAAACGATTTGGGTTCAGGAGGGAATGTAGACGTTGTTGTAATGGACAAAAACGGCTCAAAACACTCAAGGACTTTTAAGAAGGTGTGTTCGAGAACCTACGCAGCACCTGATAATAAACTCACAGCGGGAACTACAGAATACCTCAGAGAACATATTGAACACATTAAAAAACACATAATAGTTGATCAAATCGATGTTGACTAA
- a CDS encoding Tpr-related protein family member, putative (Tap349e08.q2ks7.C.cand.23 - score = 62.22;~10 probable transmembrane helices predicted for TA06330 by TMHMM2.0 at aa 20-42, 375-397, 404-426, 436-458, 471-493, 525-547, 560-578, 625-647, 667-689 and 693-715) has translation MANQCPSGCGKAGIGNDKCGLLISSYVLAGLAMMLNIRLSYSSAPYALIRFMLPENLFSVFVRRIASALELWCLPSMLVGNIIDLLLKGIGADEAFRSKAGTGTGDTGKLRELALALHNEASSLNTEVNNVAGDDAAKVLKAKAGENDSIPGTLRYLAKELHEKAKALASAASGDSGAASALATAVGSTEGTSGDSLRKALKALAEDPGTALTTKATAVKNAYENSAGAGVKPRFTALQLKETTYNANPTTKPLYEAVVDAMTAFENVYKPEELLRDAVGNGAGESTGLQKALKDLYDGSILNIKDLNSKAKAVKNQYGSDWSGLKQKYKLVVKQETAYTAGETIKTQYETLVDAWNKFNNAYNTAISIAKFGVIIVPSIICQWLNFLTYVVLLIVYVAGGEQGYLTEFYGTIAVSGFVFGINMTLVYAADWNYTPVYIVGENCFPILTSFIHYITTLMFGNRRKWNSDYLIVCVDIVVAIIISFAAAVVWTAAYGYCDNGDTESVDYGHVFVEGFDTSTVHWQIISPTLMVIVGMGLVYAIYPGIAPGMIVPFYLIDKIEMVLLIATFFPPVIVALLNRGELGNPAKARSPKSCPDTGGGLGGWRTYTPQYCGDDVKTEVNNSFWHAFDILLVIKISLAVIFIYSLHYRDSSLSRSIINQPKMSTALSIIFYMCHEILLALGFAGVIANNGGTYVVLPAQYIGALFMIFLAFYSEGYIIEYKSHDPSSWPTEGMTKWNAFCYWCKKASKITNQNPTSWFRLISERFTWLPYTRLY, from the coding sequence ATGGCAAATCAGTGCCCTTCTGGATGTGGTAAGGCTGGTATCGGTAATGATAAGTGTGGATTACTTATCTCTTCCTACGTCCTTGCTGGTCTTGCTATGATGCTCAATATTAGACTTTCGTATAGTTCTGCTCCATATGCTCTCATTAGATTCATGTTGCCAGAGAATCTTTTTAGTGTCTTTGTTAGAAGGATTGCAAGTGCTTTGGAACTCTGGTGTCTGCCAAGCATGCTGGTGGGTAACATCATTGACCTACTTCTAAAAGGTATTGGTGCCGATGAAGCATTTAGATCTAAGGCTGGTACAGGTACAGGTGATACTGGCAAACTCCGAGAATTGGCCCTTGCACTACATAATGAAGCCAGTTCACTTAACACTGAAGTAAATAATGTTGCTGGTGATGATGCTGCAAAAGTACTCAAGGCTAAGGCTGGTGAAAATGATTCAATACCTGGTACACTAAGATACTTAGCCAAGGAACTACATGAGAAAGCCAAAGCACTAGCCAGTGCAGCTTCTGGTGATAGTGGTGCTGCCAGTGCTCTTGCCACTGCTGTCGGCTCTACTGAAGGCACTTCTGGAGATAGCCTTAGAAAGGCACTCAAAGCACTTGCTGAAGATCCTGGTACCGCTCTAACAACTAAGGCCACTGCTGTTAAAAACGCATACGAAAACAGTGCCGGTGCTGGTGTCAAACCCAGATTCACCGCACTCCAGCTTAAAGAAACTACTTATAATGCTAACCCCACTACGAAACCACTATATGAAGCAGTTGTAGACGCAATGACTGCCTTcgaaaatgtgtataagCCTGAAGAACTACTTCGCGATGCTGTCGGTAATGGTGCTGGTGAATCCACTGGTCTCCAAAAGGCACTCAAAGATCTTTATGATGGTAGTATTCTTAATATCAAGGACTTGAATTCTAAGGCCAAAGCTGTTAAAAATCAATACGGTAGTGACTGGAGTGGTCTGAAACAGAAATACAAATTGGTTGTGAAACAAGAAACTGCATACACAGCTGGTGAGACTATTAAAACTCAATACGAAACACTTGTGGATGCCTGGAACAAGTTTAATAATGCCTATAACACGGCCATATCTATTGCTAAGTTTGGTGTTATCATAGTTCCTTCCATCATATGCCAGTGGTTAAACTTCCTCACATACGTAGTACTTCTTATTGTATATGTTGCAGGTGGTGAACAGGGTTATCTAACTGAATTTTATGGTACCATTGCTGTATCTGGGTTTGTGtttggtattaatatgACTCTGGTCTATGCTGCTGATTGGAATTACACTCCTGTCTATATTGTTGGTGAAAACTGTTTTCCAATTTTAACATCATTCATACACTACATTACAACTCTCATGTTTGGAAACCGCAGAAAATGGAACTCTGACTATCTAATAGTCTGTGTGGACATAGTGGTTGCAATAATAATCTCCTTTGCTGCAGCTGTGGTGTGGACAGCTGCTTATGGCTATTGTGATAATGGTGATACTGAAAGTGTTGATTATGGTCATGTATTCGTTGAAGGTTTTGATACCAGTACAGTTCACTGGCAAATAATTTCACCTACACTCATGGTGATTGTAGGTATGGGTCTTGTTTATGCTATTTATCCCGGTATTGCGCCTGGTATGATTGTACCATTCTATCTCattgataagattgaaATGGTACTCCTAATCGCTACATTTTTCCCACCTGTGATTGTAGCCCTTCTAAACAGAGGAGAATTAGGTAATCCTGCTAAAGCACGCTCCCCCAAATCATGCCCAGACACTGGAGGCGGACTAGGTGGCTGGCGAACATACACACCTCAATATTGCGGTGATGATGTTAAAACTGAAGTGAATAATTCCTTCTGGCACGCCTTTGATATTCTCTTGgttataaaaatatcaCTTGCAgttatattcatatattcaCTTCATTATAGAGACTCGTCACTATCGAGATCTATCATTAATCAGCCTAAGATGTCCACTGCACTtagtattatattttatatgtgtcaCGAGATCCTTCTAGCCTTGGGATTTGCAGGTGTCATTGCTAATAATGGAGGTACATACGTTGTACTACCAGCACAATACATAGGAGCGCTATTTATGATTTTTTTGGCCTTTTATTCAGAGGGATacattatagaatataaaagtcACGATCCTAGCAGCTGGCCGACTGAAGGTATGACTAAATGGAACGCGTTCTGCTATTGGTGCAAGAAAGCCAGcaaaataactaatcaAAATCCAACATCATGGTTTCGTCTAATTTCAGAGAGATTTACATGGTTGCCCTACACACGgttatattaa
- a CDS encoding uncharacterized protein (Tap349e08.q2ks7.cand.110 - score = 43.55;~1 probable transmembrane helix predicted for TA06315 by TMHMM2.0 at aa 52-74): MNNYSVIKYCSLYESDSRVTFCEPSGRTVVFEKNNLKVSVHDYSTDDTESKFLFNCYGILGSITFMNLKYLIVVTRATLCGRLFLEHDVYSINSKKLIPLFYPVNLSSREREFLRLFNDFDTSSNFYFSYTYNLANTLQLNLSYKSLLSEKTKLISGENDWMAFDPALVDQKYCYNFNHKIDLCSIDEHCFGLSLLVIHGYFSESMLSLSGRNVTYTLISRRSRFYSGTRYRKRGITGSGQVANDVETEQTLHDWSMTRSVSSFVLVRGSIPTFWSQDPSESFLKKPPIIYPQNDPTNSSVRSHFMELLSCYGGPLVVLDLLSDNPTTEEGQLSDRYRRIIEELNTELPSFLKIIYYSKNIKSLLEKGVAKQMVKDVVETVVNTLKLTYLSSFNSNSLNYTNLINPQTYSNDMIIQKGVIRISCLDCLDRTSAFSKHLSLRMLKYQLELIGIRVNYELSTYFTNYSPIQNLSFNENYVQNLHQNRGSLSNSSASFSSNSMSSRSSSSLDLKFIRDGISSIGDVVVVDKDEGIIVSDYFGFNNVKGLMFEIVKDRYEEMCDVLSMQYAGSKALRKYEGHISAINISRELFTNVRRRYRNYFEDTRIQEQTNAFLWSEFISYYSQVCPNIEQYDLDDIIHFKPINMQFNTIDSFVLALVVFNKRISKLSNHNTLCATNVLDEDLNYLIYTRFFDLVSENTSAITKELDSTQDNSDHICDYSLDGTLMSERTDVLNKVMFNYLTLDYQLQDGYTFLSKYKPAGKIIPLDNCPSLDYSSDILITPFVSPIIPEHPVEEVEQVQDLNLQDNSSDFINFLAPLAHYDPSHWTLNIKSNINSLSNFINVTI; this comes from the coding sequence ATGAACAACTATTCGgttattaaatattgttCTCTATATGAATCTGATTCAAGAGTTACGTTCTGCGAACCTTCTGGAAGAACCGTTGTGTTCGAGAAGAATAACCTCAAGGTATCTGTCCATGATTATTCGACAGATGATACTGAATCAAAGTTTCTGTTCAACTGCTACGGCATTTTGGGTTCCATAACCTTCATGAACCTTAAGTATCTGATAGTGGTGACTCGAGCTACATTGTGCGGAAGGTTGTTTTTGGAACACGATGTTTACTCAATTAACTCAAAGAAGCTGATCCCGCTTTTTTACCCAGTAAACCTTAGCTCAAGAGAGCGAGAGTTTCTTCGACTTTTCAACGACTTTGACACTTCAAGCAACTTTTACTTCAGTTACACATACAACCTCGCAAACACACTCCAGCTAAATCTTAGCTATAAATCATTGCTGTCAGagaaaacaaaattaatctCGGGAGAAAATGACTGGATGGCATTTGACCCAGCACTTGTGGACCAAAAATACtgttataattttaaccaCAAAATTGATCTTTGCAGTATTGACGAACACTGTTTTGGTTTATCTCTCCTAGTAATTCACGGGTATTTCTCAGAGTCGATGCTAAGCCTTAGTGGTCGCAATGTAACATATACGCTAATATCAAGGAGGTCCCGGTTTTACTCAGGAACAAGGTACAGGAAGCGTGGAATTACGGGAAGTGGACAAGTGGCAAATGACGTTGAAACTGAACAAACGCTACACGATTGGTCAATGACGCGTTCAGTCTCGTCCTTTGTACTGGTTAGGGGATCGATTCCAACTTTCTGGTCCCAAGACCCCAGTGAATCGTTCCTAAAGAAGCCGCCAATCATATACCCACAAAACGACCCGACGAATTCTAGCGTTAGGAGCCATTTTATGGAACTTTTAAGCTGTTACGGAGGCCCACTTGTTGTTCTGGATCTTTTGTCAGATAACCCAACCACTGAGGAAGGTCAGCTATCAGATCGTTACAGACGAATAATTGAAGAGTTGAATACTGAGCTGCCGAGTTTTCTTAAGATTATCTATTACTCAAAGAACATCAAATCATTGCTTGAAAAGGGGGTTGCTAAGCAAATGGTAAAGGACGTGGTTGAAACGGTGGTGAATACTCTCAAGTTAACGTACTTGTCCTCATTCAACTCAAATTCCTTAAATTATACTAATCTTATAAATCCACAAACCTATTCAAATGATATGATAATACAAAAGGGTGTTATTAGAATTAGTTGTCTGGACTGTTTGGATAGGACTAGTGCATTTTCTAAACACCTATCACTCAGGATGCTAAAGTATCAACTTGAACTTATTGGGATCAGGGTCAACTATGAATTATCTACTTATTTCACAAATTATTCACCAATACAAAACCTTTCCTTTAACGAGAACTATGTCCAGAACCTTCACCAGAATAGAGGTAGTTTGTCAAATTCTAGTGCTTCATTTTCCTCAAATAGTATGTCCTCAAGAAGTTCCTCGAGTCTTGACCTAAAATTTATCAGAGATGGAATTAGCTCAATTGGCGATGTGGTTGTGGTTGATAAAGATGAGGGAATAATAGTCAGCGACTACTTTGGATTCAACAACGTTAAGGGCTTGATGTTTGAGATCGTTAAGGACCGCTACGAGGAGATGTGCGATGTTTTATCAATGCAGTATGCGGGTAGTAAGGCCCTTAGGAAGTATGAAGGCCATATCAGTGCAATTAACATTTCGAGAGAACTCTTTACCAATGTGAGAAGAAGGTACAGGAATTACTTTGAGGACACTAGGATTCAAGAACAAACCAATGCATTTCTGTGGTCtgaatttatttcatattaCTCACAGGTCTGCCCCAACATTGAACAGTATGATCTGGATGACATTATTCACTTTAAGCCCATAAATATGCAGTTTAACACCATAGACTCTTTTGTACTGGCTCTGGTAGTCTTCAATAAGCGGATTTCCAAGTTATCTAACCATAATACACTTTGCGCTACCAATGTGCTTGACGAGGATCTCAACTACTTGATATATACTAGGTTTTTTGATCTAGTTTCAGAAAACACTTCTGCCATAACTAAGGAACTTGACTCCACACAAGATAATTCTGATCATATTTGTGATTATTCACTGGATGGCACTTTAATGTCTGAAAGGACCGATGTGTTGAATAAAGTTATGTTCAATTATCTCACTTTGGACTATCAATTACAGGATGGGTACACTTTCCTCTCAAAGTACAAACCTGCTGGCAAAATAATTCCCCTCGATAACTGTCCTTCTCTAGATTACAGCTCAGATATTCTAATAACTCCCTTTGTTTCACCGATTATTCCAGAACACCCAGTTGAGGAAGTTGAACAGGTTCAGGATCTGAATTTGCAGGACAACTCTTCAGATTTCATTAACTTTTTAGCTCCTCTGGCCCATTATGACCCCAGTCACTGGACCTTGAACATTAAATCTAACATAAACTCCCTAAGCAATTTCATCAATGtaacaatttaa
- a CDS encoding exosome complex exonuclease (Rrp46) (Tap349e08.q2ks7.C.cand.23 - score = 62.22) yields MCDSTVYIMINFKRVDDRTNYSLRPVSFKLNPLKTGPSCKISVGNFRDDNGNLTGIGGRTTVIAILMFSSETKSKNAPGSFHNPHMEVFVRPASGTIKSSLRCIESILLKIMQRLVKVDRLGKVTLSLRLQIMEDSGGLLSVCINTLILCLYLSGIEMINVPYSVSVGIVRSGSDSMGENLVILDPTDYEIATYCSTSLTILCDPETGNYYIYLSSLGEVSLMTIDSGSGLYGNSLTLIKSLAKKAAVKYMEEVEKLKNQSSKSL; encoded by the exons ATGTGTGATTCCACagtatatattatgataaatttcAAGAGAGTTGATGATAGAACGAATTATTCACTCAGACCCGTTTCTTTTAAGCTAAATCCCCTTAAAACTGGACCTTCCTGTAAAATTAGTGTAGGTAACTTCAGAGATGATAACGGAAACCTTACTGGGATAGGAGGCAGAACCACAGTGATCGcaattttaatgttttcGTCTGAAACAAAGTCAAAAAACGCACCAGGAAGCTTCCACAACCCACATATGGAAGTTTTCGTAAGGCCAGCATCag gTACAATCAAGTCTTCACTTAGATGTATTGAATCTATACTGCTGAAAATAATGCAAAGACTGGTAAAAGTTGACAGACTAGGGAAGGTAACACTATCGCTTCGGTTGCAAATAATGGAGGATTCTGGAGGACTACTCTCAGTGTGCATAAACACACTAATTTTATGCCTCTATTTGTCAGGGATAGAGATGATCAACGTACCTTATTCCGTTTCAGTTGGGATTGTTAGATCAGGTTCCGACTCAATGGGTGAaaatttggtaattttgGACCCTACAGACTATGAGATTGCTACTTATTGTTCCACATCGCTTACTATTTTGTGTGACCCTGAAACAggtaattattatatttatttatcaagTTTAGGGGAAGTTTCACTGATGACAATTGACTCAGGAAGTGGATTATATGGCAACTCACTAACACTAATCAAGTCCTTGGCTAAAAAGGCagctgtaaaatatatGGAAGAAGTCGAAAAACTAAAAAACCAATCTTCAAAATCTTTGTGA